The following is a genomic window from Stenotrophomonas maltophilia.
CTGGCAGATGGCCGGGCTGGGCCCGATGAGTGGCCAGATGGGCCACTTCCACGTGTACGCACCGGAGAAGATCCCGTACGCGATCGAGCGCTACGACAACGAAGTACGCCGCCTGCACGGGGTGATGGACAAGCGCCTGGCCCAGCATGCGTTCCTGGCCGGCGAGGAATACACCATCGCTGACATGGCCAGCTACCCGTGGATCGGCGCCTACGACAGGATTCCGGTCGATTTCGCCGCCTTCCCCAACCTCAAGCGCTGGCACGAGGCGATTGCCGCGCGCCCGGCCACCCAGCGGGCCTACGCCCTGCGCCAGCAGGTGAACCCCAACGCCGGCAAGCCGCTCAGCGACGAAGAACGCAAGCACCTGTTCGGCCAGCGTTGACCGCCCCGGGGTCGGATCCCTTTGCAGCGCAAAGGGCTCTGACTCCAGCACCGGGCCATGGGCAGAAGGTCATGCTGCCTTCCCGCACAGGCTTGGTTAGGATGGGGGATGACCGCTCCGCGCCCGACGCGGGGGCGGACCTGCCGTTTGCCGGGATCCTCCATGCGCCACCTGTTCGCTTCGCTTGCCCTCATGCTCGCCACCACAACCGCTGCCCACGCTGAAAAGCTGACCCTGGAAGCCATCACCGGCCCGCTGCCGCTGTCCGGCCCGACCCTGATGAAGCCCAAGGTGGCACCAGACGGTTCGCAGGTCAGCTTCCTGCGCGGCAAGGACAGCGACCGCAACCAGCTGGACCTGTGGAGCTACGACATCGGCAGCGGCCAGACCCGCCTGCTGGTCGATTCCAAGGTCGTGCTGCCGGGCACCGAGACCCTCAGCGACGAAGAGAAGGCCCGCCGCGAGCGCCAGCGCATCGCCGCGATGACCGGCATCGTCGATTACCAGTGGTCGCCGGACGCGCAGCGCCTGCTGTTCCCGCTGGGTGGCGAGCTGTACCTGTACGACCTCAAGCAGCAGGGTGCCGCGGCCGTGCGCCAGCTGACCCACGGCGAAGGCTTTGCCACCGACGCCAAGCTGTCGCCGAAGGGCGGCTTCGTCAGCTTCATCCGCGGCCGCAACCTGTGGGTGATTGATCTGGCCAGCGGCAAGCAGCTGCAGCTGACCGGCGACGGCAGCAGCACCATCGGCAACGGCGTGGCCGAGTTCGTCGCCGACGAGGAAATGGACCGCCACACCGGTTACTGGTGGGCGCCGGATGATTCGGCCATTGCCTTTGCCCGCATCGACGAAGCGCCGGTGCCGGTGCAGAAACGCTACGAGGTCTATGCCGACCGCACCGATGTGATCGAACAGCGCTATCCGGCCGCCGGCGATGCCAACGTGCGCGTGCAGCTGGGCGTGATCGCACCGGCCGCCGACGCGCAGCCGCGCTGGGTCGACCTGGGCAAGGAACAGGACATCTACCTGGCCCGCGTCGACTGGCGCGATGCCCGGCACCTGAGCTTCCAGCGCCAGTCGCGTGACCAGAAGCAGCTGGACCTGGTGGAAGTGGCGCTCGATTCCAACCGCCAGCGCGTGCTCGCCCACGAGACCAGCCCGACCTGGGTGCCGCTGCACAACAGCCTGCGTTTCCTGCAGGACGGCAGCGTGCTGTGGTCGTCCGAGCGCACCGGTTTCCAGCATCTGTACCGCATCGACAGCGCAGGCAAGACCATCGCGCTGACCCAGGGCAACTGGCCGGTGGACGAACTGCTGGCGGTCGATGAGAAGGCCGGCAAGGCCTACTTCCGCGCCGGCATCGACAGCTCGCGCGAAAGCCAGATCTACGCGGTGTCGCTGCAGGGCGGCCAGCCGCAGCGCCTGTCGAAGGCGCCGGGCATGCACAGCGCCAGCTTCGCGCGCAACGCCAGCGTCTATGTCGACAGCTGGTCCAACAGCAGCACGCCGCCGCAGATCGAACTGTTCCGCGCCAACGGCGAGAAGATCGCCACCCTGGTCGAGAACGACCTGGCCGATCCCAAGCATCCGTATGCGCGCTACCGCGATGCACAGCGCCCGGTCGAGTTCGGCACGCTCACCGCAGCCGACGGCAAGACCCCGCTCAATTACAGCCTGATCAAGCCGGCCGGTTTCGATCCGTCCAAGCGCTACCCGGTGGCGGTGTACGTGTATGGCGGTCCGGCCAGCCAGACCGTCACCGACAGCTGGCCCGGCCGCGGCGATCACCTGTTCAACCAGTACCTGGCCCAGCAGGGCTACGTGGTGTTCTCGCTGGACAACCGTGGCACCCCGCGCCGTGGCCGCGACTTCGGTGGCGCGCTGTACGGCAGGCAGGGCACGGTGGAAGTGACCGACCAGCTGCGCGGCGTGGCCTGGCTGAAGCAGCAGCCGTGGGTAGACCCGGCGCGCATCGGCGTGCAGGGCTGGTCCAACGGCGGTTACATGACCCTGATGCTGCTGGCCAAGGCCTCCGACAGCTACGCCTGCGGCGTGGCCGGCGCCCCGGTCACCGACTGGGGCCTGTACGACAGCCACTACACCGAACGCTACATGGATCTGCCGGCGCGCAATGAAGCCGGTTACCGCGAGGCGCGCGTGCTGACCCACATCGACGGCCTGCGCTCGCCGCTGCTGCTGATCCACGGCATGGCCGATGACAACGTGCTGTTCACCAACTCGACCAGCCTGATGAGCGCGCTGCAGAAGCGCGGCCAGCCGTTCGAGCTGATGACCTACCCGGGTGCCAAGCATGGCCTGTCCGGCGCCGATGCCCTGCATCGTTACCGCGTGGCCGAAGCCTTCCTGGGGCGTTGCCTGAAACCCTGATCCACAGCCGGGAAGGAGCCCGCCAATGACCCTGCCACCGCCCATTCCCAGTCACTGCACCCGACCCGCCGGATGGTGGAGCCGGCACTGGCGCTGGGCGATGCCCCTGACCGTCGTGATGGTGTTGGGCGTGGCCGGCGGCATCGTGGCCTGGAGCGTGCTGCGCTGGAGCGAGGCGGCACGCGAGAGCCCGCCGATGCGCGAGGCGCTGCGGCGCGCCGGCTGCAGTGTCGAACTGGTGGAAGCGTTCGGCGAACCCCTGCGTACCGGATCGATGCCGCTGGGCAGCATGCAGACCGCGATCGACGGCCAGCGCGACGTCGGCCTGACCGTGGCCCTGGAGGGCTCCCGCGCGCACGGCCGGTTGTTCGTGCAGGGCAGCCGCCGCGATGACGTATGGGATTACCCGGTGATGTACGTGCTGGGCGAGAACAAGCAGACTTTCGACCTGAGCGCGCTGGATGACGATGAAGCGGCGGACGAATGCGCGCTGCAGGAATGCCGTGATCGCGGTGGGTGCAAACCTGGCATGGCGATGTAGCTGTTCGAAGTACTGCGGAATCAAAGTTTGTCGCAATCTGGCGCAGTTGCAATCACGCTCTCCTATCGGGCTCCGGCTTGGCTCAGTGTGTCTCGTGCGAGCCTGTTCAATCACGTCGTGGCGTGGCGCAGGTTCGCCACTTCGTCATTGGCTGTGCAATCAATCTTCATTGCCTTCATGGAGCTGATTGATAGTGCGGGAGACGTCTCGAAACGCCGACGCAAGTTCATTCCAATGTTTGATGCGTTGCAGCCTTGGTTCGGCGGCAGCATTTCATTTGATTCTGGAAGGAGCCTGCAATGCAAATGTATGCAATCAGGAGTGTGGTCGTCCCGATTGTGCTTGCGCTGGCGTTGGTCACGCCCGCGATGGCCGTTGAACCCCTCGTGGAGACGCTCTCATACGCCTCACTTGTCGAAGCCGAACAGACGTTGCGGAGGCAGGGGGACGACGTGGTATGGGTACGTCGGGTCCGCGTGAACGAGGCGGCCCTGGCCGCAGATGAGATCACCGTCGATCTCCACGATACGGTTCTCAACCTTGTTCGCGATCCTTCCCAACCCTTGTTCGAGACTACGCAGAGTGTGAGCTACCGGCCAGTGGGCGACGGAGGCGTCCAACGCGAGGTGCGCTCGCTCTCAAGTATGCAGTGGGTGGGCACGGTGAAAGTCGCGCTCCGGAGCACGGAAGGAAAGTCAGGGGAGCAACGCGTGAGAATCTGGTCGGACGCTTCGGGAACACATGCAAGATTCAGCCTCGGCGTCTGGCACTACACCCTCGACGGTGATCGACTGATAAAGCGTGACGTGCGCCATGCCCTGCGCGACGAGCGCGACGATGTAAAGGACCGACGACCCGATCGACCGGCTCCCGGTGTTCCCCTTGGACTTGCCTCTGGTCGGAGTGGGGAAGGTCAGGATGTCATCCGGGTCGCGTACGGATTTGCGACAGGCGCACTGGCGAGCGGGCTGGATCCTGCAATTGAGCAGTTCCGGGTTGCGGTAATGCAGGCTAATTCCGGATTCGCTGCAAGTGGCATTGAACTGGAGTTGCGGACGGTGGCATACGCGGTCCCTGGATACAGCGAATCCACGCTTGATCAGACCTTGGATGACATGGCCGAAGGCAAGCAGGGGCCACTATGGTTGTTGCATGCGGCCCGGGAGGGCGAGCGTGCCGACATCATGGTGATGATCATCGATACTGGCACGGGCGCTTCCGCATGTGGACTTGCCCAGCAGGTACTGGCCACCCGGGAAACAGCTCTTGTCGCGATTGAGCGCAGATGCCTGGATCAACACACTCTTGCGCATGAGGTCGGCCATCTGCCGGGGGCAGATCATAATCCCGAAAATGCGACACTTGATCCGCCCAGATTCGCGTACGGTCATGGCTATCGTTTCACCGAGGGGGCTGCGCCTGGCTGGCGAACTGTCATGGCCCTGGAGTGCACTGGTCAGGTCTGCCCGCGGGTGAATCTATGGTCATCCTCGATGAACCAGCATGAGGGGATGCCAGCGGGATCGACCGATCTTCATGACAACGCAAGAGTCCTGCGCGAAACGAAGGGCATCGTTGCCGATTTCTATCCCGATCCGCCATCCCAGAGCCCCGACGTCTCATATCCGCCGCCCGTGACGTCCGGCCGGTTGTCGCCGTCGCCCTGAGCGCGTAGGGTGCGGGCAACCCTGTTCTGGAGTGCACCATGAAGCCGATCGCGCTGGCCGTTGCCCTGGCCCTGACCGCCGCCCCGCTGCTGTCCGCCCCGCCGGCGCTGGCCGCACCCACCGCCAAGGCCGCCACGCCGGCCAGCCCGGCCTGGGTGGCCCGCAGCAATGCACTGGCGCAGATCCTGCTTGATGCCCAGGGCCCGTTCCAGCCAGAGGAAACCGGCTTCTTCGGTGTGCCTGGCTATGACGACAAGGTGGCCGATCTCGGTCCCGACAACGACAAGCGCTACCGCGCGGCGATGGCCAAGGCGCGCGACGAACTGAAGGCGAAGCTGGCCACCGAGAAGGATCCCAACGTCCGCCAGGACCTGGAGATCATGATCCATGCCGCCAACCAGAACATCGAAGGCAGCGAGCTCAACGAGAAGTACCTGCTGCCGTGGACCGACGCACCGCAGACGGTGTTCAGCGGCCTCAACCTGCTGCTGTCCGACCAGGTGCCAGCCGAGCGCCGGGCCAAGGCGATCGATCGTCTCAAGGCCTATGCCGGCCTGCAGCCGGGCGGCACCGCCTTCACCACGCTGGCACGCCAGCGCTACGAGGAGCGGCTGAAGGAGAGCAGCCTGCTGCAGCCGACGAAGATCGAAGTGCAGCAGTCGCTGGACAACGTCGAGACCTACATCAGCGGCATCGAGTCGCTGCTGAAGAAGTACCAGATCGCCGGTGCCGATGAAGCGATGAAGACGCTGGCCGGGCAGATGAAGGACTACGCGGCGTGGACGCGCAAGGACGTGCTGCCCAAGGCGCGCACCGATGCACGCTTGCCGGCGCCGCTGTACGCCTACCAGCTCAAGCAGGTAGGCATCGACATCGACCCGAAGCTGCTGATGCAGCGCGCGCAGCTGGAGTTCATGGAAACCCGCTCGGCGATGCAGCAGCTGGCGCCGCTGGTGGTGAAGGACAAGGGCCTGAAGGTGGCCGACCCGAGCGACCCGGTGGCAGTGATCCGCGCGCTGAAGGCCGACAAGATCGCCGACGACCAGCTGGAAGGCCACTACCGCAAGGTGATCGATGCGATCGATCCGCTGATCCGCGAGCACGCCATCGTCGATGTCCCCAAGCGCGCCATGCAGATGCGCCTGGGTTCGGCGGCCGAGAGCGCGGCCAGCCCGGCCCCGCACTTCCTGCCGGCGCCGCTGGTCAACAACACCGGGCAGCAGGGCACCTTCGTGCTGCCGCTGGGCAACCCGGCCGCCGGCCCGGGCGCACAGTACGACGACTTCAACTTCGGTTCGGCCGCCTGGACCCTGAGTGCGCATGAAGGCCGCCCCGGCCACGAGCTGCAGTTCACCGCGATGGTCGAGCGTGGGGTGTCGCTGGCGCGCACCATGTTCGCGTTCAATTCGGTGAACGTAGAAGGCTGGGCGCTGTATGCCGAAGCCGAGATGGTGCCCTACGAGCCGCTGGACGGGCAGATGATCGCCCTGCAGTTCCGCCTGCTGCGTGCAGCGCGCGCAATGCTTGACCCGATGCTCAACCTCGGCCTGACCGACCGCGCCAATGGCGAGCGCGTGCTGATGGAGCAGGTGGGTTTGTCCAAGGCGATGGCCACCCAGGAACTGGACCGCTACATGGTGCGCATGCCGGGCCAGGCCGGCAGCTACTTCTACGGCTACACCCGCATCCTGGAACTGCGCATGCAGACCGAGCTGGCACTGGGCGCGAAGTTCGACCGCCTGGCGTTCAACAACTTCCTGCTCGACCAGGGCCTGCTGCCGCCGGACCAGCTGGCCGACGCGGTCAACAAGGTGTTCGTGCCGAAGTACAAGCGCTGAGCATCACCGGGTAGTGCCGGCTGCTGGCCGGAAACCGGTGTTGGTAGATGCCGACCTTGGTCGACGCTGTGGGTTCGTGCCAACCAAGGTTGGCACCTACCAGAGCGATGCGTCGGTTGTTGCAGGGGTAGGGCCGGCCGCTGGCCGGCATTCCCTTTGCGCAGGAATTCCCGAGGTTGCCGGCCAGCGGCCGGCACTACCGAATCGCATCAGCGTTGCGGTTGCGGGGTGATCACCTGGGTCGGCAGCCGTGCCGGCGGTTCCGGGTTCGGCACCCAGATCGCCACGCCGGCCGCACGCTTCTGCGTGGTCGGAATGCCGATGCCGACGCCACCGCCGACATGCGAACCGAAGGTGCCGGCACCCACCGACATGCCGACTGGCGAGCCGCTGCTGCCTACGCCCATCAGCACCACGCCATTGGCGCCCAGTGCCGCCGCTTCACGCTTCAGGCGTGCCACCGCGGCATCGGTCTGGCCCTGCGTGCCGAAGCCGACCGCCGAGGCCGACTCCAGCTGGGCAATCTCCTGGGAGCCGGCCGGTGGCGTCGAATAGATCTGCACCAGCGCCGGATCGATCGGTGCCCGGGCGCGGCCCAGCATCACCTTGGAAGTACTGGCGCAGCCGGCGCTGACCAGCAGGATGGCCGCCACCGCGGCCCAACGGATGTTCATGGCACGACCCCTGTAGGACTGGTTGCGATCATCGGCGGGCCACTCTGAATCGGCGCCAACACCCGCCCGTGGGCAGGCAGCCCAGACGCTAGCACGGTGCCGGTGACAGCCCTGCCAACGACAGTAGGCGGCGGCCCCGGGAACGATTATGGTGGGGCCAGGAACCAACTGCAGGAGGGCGGCATGGGTGTGATCAGTCTGTTGTGGGGTGTGCTGGCGCTGCTGTGGATGATCCTGGCACTGATTCCGCTGCTGGGCTGGGGCAACTGGTTCCTGATCCCGTTTGCCGCCGTTGGCGCGGTGATCGCCGCGCTGGGCATCCTATTCACCCACCCCAGCAAGCGTGGCCGGGCCTGGGCCGGGCTGGTGCTGAACGGCATCGTGGTGGTGGTTGGCATCCTGCGCCTGGGCTTGGGCGGCGGCGTGATCTGAACCCGCCGGCGGGTGCGACCGGGCGTCGCAGGCGCACGGCCGGTGGCCGGGCAGGGGCGTACAATGAATGACTGCGCGAGCCCCCCGCGTGCCTGTGAATCCGCGCCCGGCGCGGCTGCCCGATGATCATCCGACCCCGTCCCCACGGCTGGCAACTGCTGTACATCCTGCGCGGCTCGATCGTTCCGGCGATCGCGCCGAAGGTGCTGGCCATCCTGATCCTGTCCATTGCCGTGGCGGCGGTGGTGGAGTTGGCGCCGCCGACCGGCATCGAGCGCTTCTCGGTGACCCCGTTCACCCTGCTCGGCCTGGTCCTGTCGATCTTCCTCAGCTTCCGCAACAGCGCCTGCTACGACCGCTGGTGGGAAGGCCGCAAGCTGTGGGGCCAACTGGTCTACGAATCGCGCTCGCTGGCCCGCCAGTTGCACCTGCTGCTGCCTGACGATGCAGGCCGCCGCCGCCGCATCGCCTACCTCACCACGGCCTTCGCCCATGCCCTGGCGGCGCGCCTGCGCGGGCGGGTGGTGGCGCTGGCGGCCGTGCCTTGGCTGGACAAGCCGCAGCGCGAGCAGCTGGGCCAGCGCGAAAACGTCCCTGACGCACTGCTGGCGATGATCGCCGCCGAACTGGCCCAGCCGCTGCGCAGCGGCGAACTGGACCCGATCCTTTACACCCAGCTGGAACAGCGCCTGCACGCGATGTCGTCGATCCAGGCTGGCTGCGAGCGCATCCTGACCACGCCGCTGCCGTTCGCCTACACCCTGCTGCTGCACCGCTGCGCGTGGATGTTCTGCGTGCTGCTGCCCTTCGGCCTGGCCAGCTCGCTGGGCTGGGGTACGCCGGTGTTGTCGGCGGTGCTGGCCTATGCCTTCTTCGGCCTGGACCAGCTGGGCGAAGAAATGGAGGACCCGTTCGGCCTGGAGCCGAACGACCTGCCGCTGGATGCGCTGGTGCGCACCATCGAAATCGACCAGCTCGACGCGCTCGGCGAACGCCCCTTGCCCGAACCCCTGCTGCCGCAGGGCTACCTGTTGCAATAGCCACTCCTCGGAGCCTGCCATGTCCCATCCGCTGTACCGCCCGCGCCGCATGCGCCACGACGAGTTCTCGCGCCGCCTGATGCGTGAGAACACGCTGACCACCGACGACCTGATCTACCCGGTGTTCGTGCACGAACAGGCCGGCCGCACCGCAGTGCCGTCGATGCCGGGCGTGGACCGGCTGTCGATCGAAGAGCTGCTGAAGGTGGCCGAAGAGGCGCTGGAGCTGGGCATTCCGGTGATCGATCTGTTCCCGGTGATCGACCCGTCGCTGAAGTCGCTGGACGCTTCGGCCGCCTGGTCCGAAGACGGCCTGGCCCAGCGCGCGATCCGCGCGCTGAAGTCGCGCTTCCCGGAACTGGGGGTGATGACCGACGTGGCGCTGGATCCGTACACCACCCATGGCCAGGACGGCATCATCGACGACAAGGGCTACGTGCTGAACGACATCACCGTCGAGGCGCTGGTCAAGCAGTCGGTGTCGCATGCCGAAGCCGGCGCGGACATCGTCTCGCCGTCGGACATGATGGACGGCCGCATCGGTGCGATCCGCCGCGCGCTGGATGCCGAGCACCACCTCAACGTGCGCATCATGGCCTACTCGGCCAAGTACGCCTCGGCGTTCTATGGCCCGTTCCGCGATGCGGTGGGCAGCGCGGCCAGTCTCGGCAAGGCCGACAAGAAGACCTACCAGATGGACCCGGCCAACGGCGACGAGGCGCTGCGCGAGATCGCGCTGGACCTGGAAGAAGGCGCCGACATGGTGATGGTCAAGCCGGGCATGCCCTACCTGGACCTGGTGCGCCGGGTGAAGGAGACCTTCGGCGTGCCGACCTTCGCCTACCAGGTCAGTGGCGAGTACGCGATGATGAAGGCGGCTTTCGCCAATGGCTGGCTGGACGAGCGGGCCTGCGTGCTGGAGTCGCTGCTGGGCTTCAAGCGCGCCGGCGCCGATGGCGTGCTGACCTATTTCGCGCCGCAGGTGGCGCGATGGCTGCGCGAGCGCTGACAATAGCGCCTCGATAGACGGAGGAATAGGCGATGGGACCCGAACTGGGATGGATGCAATGGCTGATCTGGGGCATCGGTACGCTGGTGTTCGGCGCCATCATCGTCGGTGTCTTCATCGCCGCCTGGCGGGCCGGCAAGCGCCCGCCGGAGCAGCTCTCGGCCGCCCGCCACGTGGCCCGTGAGCAGGCTCTGCCGGAGAGCGTGCAGGCCGAACTGGCCGCGCTGAACCAGCGCAAGGACAACGGCCAGCTGAGCGAGGTCGAGTACGAGCAGCAGCGCGCCAAGGTGTTGTCGCGCTGATCCCCGCGTTCTGGTAGCCGCCAACCTGGGTTGGCACCTAGCGAACGATCATCCACGCATGGCGTGGATCTACCGGTAGCGCCGTCAGCGTGCGCCCGGCACGCACCCCGGCACCGCCACCACCTTCGGCACCGCCAACCGGTACACGTCCACGCCGCCGGCACGCGGTGCCTTGGCCGCACTGCTGGCCACCATCATTTCGCCCGGCTTGGCGTTGTCGATCACCGGCGCGCCGGTCCAGCCGCCGGCCTGGTTGAACGACAGCCCCAACGGTTGCAGCGCCGCGCCGCTCCACGCACAACTGCTGCTCCACACCTGCGCGTTCGCGCCGCTGCCACGGCTGAACACCACCGCGCCGTCGTTGCCCAGCCAGTCGCCGTCGGTCTCGTCCTCGGCGCTGTTCAACGCGGCCAGTGCGCGGGCCGGGCCCCGTGCGCCCTGCGCGTCCAGAGGTGCCACGAACAGGTCCCAGCCGGCGCCACGTCCCTGCTGGCGTGCAAACAGCAGCCGCTGGCCATCCGCGCTCAGGGCCGGCCCGCGCTCTGCCTGGCGCCCGGCGTCGCCGGCCAGTGGCTGCGCACTGCCCAGCTGGCCATCGGCGGCGACCGCGGCCCGGTACAGCGCCAGCGCGCCCTCGCGGCCGGCCGCGAACAGCAGCCAGTGGCCATCACGGCTGAAGTAGGGATCGCGGGCCTCGCCGGCCACGCCCACCGGCAGCGCCTGCGCCTGCTGCCAGCGGCCATCGACCACGCGTGCCTCCCACAGGCCCCAGCCCGCCTCGCCACGGCGCGCGAACACGATGCGCTGGGCGTCGGCGCTGATCGTGGCGCGGCCCTCGTCGGCGCGGGTGGAGACCACGCCCATGCCTTCGATGCCGTACTCGTTCAACGCCATCGCCACGGGGGCAGAGAGTAGACTGGCGGCGAGCACCAGCAGGGGCGGGGTGAGACGCATCATCCAGGTCCGTGCACGAAAGAGCATCAGTCTAGCCAGCTTGAGGATTCCATGACCGACCGTTACGCCGTCTTCGGACACCCCGTTGCCCACTCGAAGTCGCCGCAGATCCATGCTGCGTTTGGTCGCCAGGAAGGCATCGCGGTGGATTACCGCGCGATCGACCTGGCCCCGGAAGCGTTCCTGGCCGGCCTGGAGGCGTTCGCCGCCGAGGGCGGTGTCGGCGCCAACGTCACCTTGCCGCACAAGGAAACCGCGTTCTCGGTGTGCACCACGCTGACCGCGCGCGCGCGCCGCGCCGGCTCGGTCAACACGCTGCTGCGCAAGGGCGACCGCTGGCACGGTGACACCACCGATGGCATCGGCCTGGTGCGCGACCTGACCGATCGCCACGGCCTGGACCTGCGCGGTCGCCGCATGCTGCTGATCGGCGCCGGTGGTTCGGCGCGCAGCGTCGCCCCGGCGCTGCTCGATGCCGGCATCACCGAGTTGGTGGTGGTCAACCGCACGCCGGAACGCGCCGATGAACTGATCGATGCGATGGGTGAGCCGGGCCGCGCGATCAGCCGCTACTGGGAAGACCTGCGCGAGCTGGGCGATTTCGAACTGATCGTCAACGCCACCTCGGCCGGCCGCGACCGCGACGTCGAGTTCAAGCTGCCGCTGTCGCTGGTCAACTCGATGACCACCGCAGTCGACCTCAACTACGGCGAGGCGGCCATCGCCTTCCTGGCCTGGGCGCGCGCGGCGGAGTGCCGCAATACCGTCGATGGCCTGGGCATGCTGGTCGAACAGGCCGCCGAGAGCTTCCTGCAGTGGCACGGGGTGCGCCCGCAGACCGACGAGGTCTACCAGTCGCTGCGCCAAGGCGCGGCCGTGCTGGCCGGCGAGGACTGAGCAATGGACAACGCAACCCTGCTGATCACGGTGCTGAGCCTGGTGGGCGTGCGCCTGCCGGTGCTGATCGCGCTGTGCGTCGGCCTGGTCTGGGTGGTGGGCGCACCGCGCGATGCCACCCGCACGGGTGCGCTGGTGGGCCTGCTGCTGTTGCTGCTGGCCAGCCTGGGCGGCATGGCGGCGGGCATCCTGCCGATGTGGATGGTGCGCAGTGGCGATTTCAGCGCCGTGTCCAGCCTGAGCACCATCCTCGGCGTGCTGCACTTCGCGCTGGCGATGGTCGAGGCGCTGGGCGTGGTGCTGCTGGTGTGGGCGCTGGTGCGCCTGCTGCGCACCCGCACGATCCCGGCCGCCTGACCGTTGGCGCCGGCCTGGCCCGGCGCATCTGCCCCACCCACGGCACGGCCATTGGACCGTGACCGCCAGCGGGCGTCGTCGCTGGCCCGTTCAGGCTGCCAGCGGCGGTGAACCCGGTCGGCCATGCGACAATGGCCGGCCTGATCCAGCCACGGTAGTTCCCGGCGTGACCGAAACTGTCGCCGCTCCGCGCACGCTCGATGACCCCTTGAAGGACGCGATCCGCAAGGCGTACACGACGCTGCAGGCCAATACGCCCGGCTTTTCCACCCGCCGCTCGCAGAGCCAGATGATCGGCGTGGTGTCGCGCGCGCTGTCCAAAAGTGGCGGCGTCGGCGTGGTCGAGGCGCCTACCGGCGTCGGCAAGAGCCTGGGCTACCTCACCGCGGGCGTGCCGATCGCGCTGGCCAGCAAGAAGAAGCTGGTGATCAGCACCGGCACCGTGGCCCTGCAGTCGCAGCTGGTCGAGCGCGACATTCCCAATTTCCTCAAGGCCACCGGCCTGGAAGCGACCGTGGCGCTGGCCAAGGGCCGCACCCGCTACCTGTGCACGCGCAATGCCGCCGAGGCGCAGGGCGAGGGCTCGCAGGGCGGTATGTTCGAGGATGACGCGCCGCTGTTCGACCGGCCGCTGGCGCCGATTGAGATGGACATCGCCAAGCGCCTCACCGACGCCTTCACCGGCGGCAGCTGGGACGGTGATATCGACAACGCGCCGGAGACCATCAGCCCCGGCCTGCGCAGCCGCATCACCACGCCGGCCTCGGGCTGCGCCGGGCGTCGTTGCGCGTATTCGGCGCAGTGCGCGGTGCTGCGTTCGCGCAACACCGTGCGTGATGCGCAGAT
Proteins encoded in this region:
- a CDS encoding bestrophin family protein, with the protein product MIIRPRPHGWQLLYILRGSIVPAIAPKVLAILILSIAVAAVVELAPPTGIERFSVTPFTLLGLVLSIFLSFRNSACYDRWWEGRKLWGQLVYESRSLARQLHLLLPDDAGRRRRIAYLTTAFAHALAARLRGRVVALAAVPWLDKPQREQLGQRENVPDALLAMIAAELAQPLRSGELDPILYTQLEQRLHAMSSIQAGCERILTTPLPFAYTLLLHRCAWMFCVLLPFGLASSLGWGTPVLSAVLAYAFFGLDQLGEEMEDPFGLEPNDLPLDALVRTIEIDQLDALGERPLPEPLLPQGYLLQ
- a CDS encoding TolB family protein — translated: MMRLTPPLLVLAASLLSAPVAMALNEYGIEGMGVVSTRADEGRATISADAQRIVFARRGEAGWGLWEARVVDGRWQQAQALPVGVAGEARDPYFSRDGHWLLFAAGREGALALYRAAVAADGQLGSAQPLAGDAGRQAERGPALSADGQRLLFARQQGRGAGWDLFVAPLDAQGARGPARALAALNSAEDETDGDWLGNDGAVVFSRGSGANAQVWSSSCAWSGAALQPLGLSFNQAGGWTGAPVIDNAKPGEMMVASSAAKAPRAGGVDVYRLAVPKVVAVPGCVPGAR
- the hemB gene encoding porphobilinogen synthase, whose product is MSHPLYRPRRMRHDEFSRRLMRENTLTTDDLIYPVFVHEQAGRTAVPSMPGVDRLSIEELLKVAEEALELGIPVIDLFPVIDPSLKSLDASAAWSEDGLAQRAIRALKSRFPELGVMTDVALDPYTTHGQDGIIDDKGYVLNDITVEALVKQSVSHAEAGADIVSPSDMMDGRIGAIRRALDAEHHLNVRIMAYSAKYASAFYGPFRDAVGSAASLGKADKKTYQMDPANGDEALREIALDLEEGADMVMVKPGMPYLDLVRRVKETFGVPTFAYQVSGEYAMMKAAFANGWLDERACVLESLLGFKRAGADGVLTYFAPQVARWLRER
- the aroE gene encoding shikimate dehydrogenase — translated: MTDRYAVFGHPVAHSKSPQIHAAFGRQEGIAVDYRAIDLAPEAFLAGLEAFAAEGGVGANVTLPHKETAFSVCTTLTARARRAGSVNTLLRKGDRWHGDTTDGIGLVRDLTDRHGLDLRGRRMLLIGAGGSARSVAPALLDAGITELVVVNRTPERADELIDAMGEPGRAISRYWEDLRELGDFELIVNATSAGRDRDVEFKLPLSLVNSMTTAVDLNYGEAAIAFLAWARAAECRNTVDGLGMLVEQAAESFLQWHGVRPQTDEVYQSLRQGAAVLAGED